The following are encoded together in the Amblyraja radiata isolate CabotCenter1 chromosome 27, sAmbRad1.1.pri, whole genome shotgun sequence genome:
- the gja9 gene encoding gap junction alpha-9 protein → MGDWNFLGGILEEVHIHSTIVGKIWLTILFIFRMLVLNVAAEDVWNDEQSEFFCNTEQPGCRTVCYDKACPISLIRYWVLQVIFVSSPSLVYMGHALYRLRALEKMRQKKKVELKGELEEPETMLEDRRRLERELRLLERRKLNKAPLRGSLLRTYILHILTRSVFEVGFMMGQFLLYGLGLDPLYKCERFPCPNVVDCFVSRPTEKTVFMLFMLSIAAVSLFLNILEIIHLGCKKIELGLFGCYPRLKEEVGDMYMNKSQKNSSVQQICAAVSRPSQQMMTPSAPSGYDLLLEQQVESIIYPIFTPPPEFKSLQCDQKLCQKGEEQEPVANQKNSTYNAAPSANEGQKKSNGSEIPRQRSEELDHSNTASVPVGSSTPSSNSASQMELSTAGLLYPTLHAGRASFTAISASASRKPRRASAYFNCSTEVEGSGSATESEPSNKGRCGFNATRARAASKTDLKRTSRPDSPDSICESSSESKHSGNGDSRHALSHSRRMSLASNASGRRAPTDLQI, encoded by the coding sequence ATGGGCGACTGGAATTTCCTTGGAGGGATTTTGGAAGAAGTACACATCCACTCCACCATCGTTGGGAAAATATGGCTGACCATCCTTTTCATATTCCGCATGCTTGTCCTGAACGTGGCCGCTGAGGATGTGTGGAACGACGAGCAGTCAGAGTTCTTCTGCAACACCGAGCAGCCAGGGTGCCGCACCGTTTGCTACGAcaaagcttgccccatctccctcaTCCGATATTGGGTCTTGCAGGTGATCTTCGTGTCTTCTCCGTCCCTGGTGTACATGGGTCACGCCCTGTACCGGCTGAGGGCGCTGGAGAAGATGAGGCAGAAGAAAAAAGTCGAGCTGAAGGGTGAACTGGAAGAGCCGGAGACAATGTTGGAAGATAGGCGCAGGTTGGAACGCGAGTTGAGACTGctggagcgcagaaagttaaaCAAAGCTCCACTGAGAGGTTCTCTTCTGCGGACCTACATCTTGCACATCCTCACCAGGTCTGTGTTCGAGGTGGGGTTTATGATGGGGCAGTTTTTGCTCTACGGACTGGGATTGGATCCTCTGTACAAATGCGAGCGGTTCCCCTGCCCCAACGTGGTCGATTGCTTCGTGTCAAGGCCCACCGAGAAGACCGTGTTCATGTTGTTCATGCTGAGTATTGCTGCAGTTTCCTTGTTCTTAAACATCCTCGAAATCATTCACCTGGGCTGCAAGAAGATCGAGTTGGGGCTCTTTGGCTGTTATCCCAGACTGAAGGAGGAAGTGGGAGACATGTACATGAACAAATCGCAGAAAAACTCTAGTGTTCAGCAAATCTGTGCCGCCGTCTCTCGGCCCTCACAACAGATGATGACCCCCTCCGCCCCCAGCGGCTACGATCTGCTGCTTGAGCAACAAGTGGAGTCCATCATATATCCGATCTTCACACCGCCGCCTGAATTCAAATCGCTTCAATGTGACCAGAAACTATGTCAGAAAGGCGAGGAGCAAGAACCCGTGGCCAATCAGAAAAACTCAACTTATAATGCAGCCCCCAGCGCCAATGAAGGACAAAAAAAGTCAAATGGATCTGAGATTCCAAGGCAACGTAGCGAAGAGTTGGATCACTCTAACACTGCCTCCGTTCCCGTTGGCAGTTCCACACCAAGCTCCAATTCAGCCAGTCAGATGGAACTATCAACGGCCGGGTTGTTATACCCGACCCTTCACGCAGGTAGGGCATCGTTCACTGCAATTTCAGCCAGCGCCAGTCGCAAGCCACGTCGAGCCAGTGCCTATTTTAACTGCAGCACAGAGGttgaaggcagcggctctgcCACAGAATCCGAGCCAAGTAACAAGGGAAGATGTGGCTTCAATGCTACCCGGGCCAGGGCAGCTTCGAAAACAGACCTCAAACGGACCAGCAGACCTGACTCCCCTGATTCAATCTGTGAATCCAGCTCAGAGTCGAAGCATAGTGGAAACGGCGACAGTCGCCATGCCCTCTCTCACTCACGGAGAATGTCATTGGCAAGTAACGCCAGCGGCAGGCGTGCTCCCACCGATCTCCAGATATGA